From the Deinococcus aquaticus genome, one window contains:
- a CDS encoding serine hydrolase domain-containing protein, whose amino-acid sequence MSPVIPPRTRALLERATQGHGGPSAAALGVVNAAGEQATVLLGTLQRPERPADAPPLHADSWWDLASLTKPLLTAREVLRAAERGLLDLDDPLGTHLPDLAWMPGQTGGDGLRERTLRHLLTHSAGLHAWAKLFTWGDERTIRARFLHEPWPVSEAGPVVYSDLGYVLLGRVLERLHGHPLRDLPLDGGLTFTPDPARAVATEHCLWRERLLRGETHDENAAAMGGVAGHAGLFGTLGGVLRQGELLLRGGWLSPAAQAETLRPQVEGRTLAFVTSSPGWSGGSLASPAAFGHTGFTGTGLWVDPARGLAWTLLTNRVHPTRHTSFDIQCLRRAVGNTLLAAQGV is encoded by the coding sequence ATGAGCCCGGTCATTCCGCCGCGCACGCGGGCGCTGCTGGAGCGGGCCACGCAGGGTCACGGCGGACCGAGCGCCGCCGCGCTGGGCGTGGTGAACGCCGCCGGCGAGCAGGCGACCGTCCTGCTGGGCACGCTGCAACGCCCGGAACGCCCGGCAGACGCGCCTCCCCTGCACGCGGACTCCTGGTGGGACCTCGCCAGCCTCACCAAGCCGCTGCTGACGGCCCGCGAGGTCCTGCGCGCCGCCGAGCGCGGCCTGCTGGACCTGGACGACCCGCTCGGCACGCACCTGCCGGACCTCGCGTGGATGCCGGGACAGACCGGCGGGGACGGCCTGCGTGAACGCACGCTGCGGCACCTGCTGACGCACAGCGCCGGCCTGCACGCCTGGGCGAAACTGTTCACCTGGGGCGACGAGCGCACCATCCGCGCCCGCTTCCTGCATGAACCCTGGCCGGTCAGTGAGGCCGGCCCGGTCGTGTACTCGGACCTGGGATACGTGCTGCTGGGCCGCGTGCTGGAACGCCTGCACGGACACCCGCTGCGGGACCTGCCACTGGATGGCGGGCTGACCTTCACGCCCGACCCGGCCCGCGCGGTCGCCACGGAACACTGCCTGTGGCGCGAACGCCTGCTGCGCGGGGAGACGCACGACGAGAATGCCGCCGCGATGGGCGGAGTCGCCGGGCACGCCGGGCTGTTCGGCACGCTGGGCGGCGTGCTGCGCCAGGGCGAACTGCTGCTGCGCGGCGGCTGGCTCTCCCCGGCCGCGCAGGCCGAAACGCTGCGCCCACAGGTCGAGGGCCGCACCCTCGCGTTCGTGACGTCCAGCCCCGGCTGGAGCGGCGGCAGCCTCGCCAGTCCCGCCGCGTTCGGGCACACCGGCTTTACCGGCACCGGCCTGTGGGTGGACCCCGCGCGTGGCCTCGCCTGGACGCTGCTGACCAACCGCGTGCACCCGACCCGCCACACCAGTTTCGACATTCAGTGCCTACGCCGCGCCGTGGGCAACACCCTGCTGGCCGCTCAGGGCGTGTAG
- the murQ gene encoding N-acetylmuramic acid 6-phosphate etherase, with translation MTHPPDSSSEPQVPHPETPGQSLTPDATPLPAGALLPEDALLSEGPLPAGRLPAEPLPGGDRPPRRPAPLPPEARRTEGFRSDHADLDRLSTGALVQALADDQLQAVNAARDAAPALARAVTAALPRLERGGRLVYAGAGTSGRLGVLDATELTPTFSWPAERAVPLIAGGESAIRRAVEGAEDDREAGQRDVQAAGVGPDDVLIGVAASGTTPYVLGALAAARAAGALTISLSNNPGTPLLDAADCAVLLDTGPELISGSTRLKAGTAQKIALNTLSSALMVRLGKVYGNLMVDVRTSNIKLEGRALRLVMHAANASESQSRAALLEANGQVKVAVVALRLGVSVREAARRLDEAGGHARAALGEA, from the coding sequence ATGACGCACCCACCGGATTCCTCCTCCGAGCCGCAGGTCCCCCACCCGGAAACCCCGGGCCAGAGCCTCACGCCGGACGCCACACCGCTGCCAGCGGGCGCCCTGCTGCCAGAAGACGCCCTGCTGTCAGAGGGACCGTTGCCCGCTGGACGACTGCCGGCGGAACCCCTGCCCGGAGGGGACCGTCCGCCGCGCCGGCCCGCGCCGCTGCCGCCCGAGGCCCGCCGCACCGAGGGGTTCCGCAGTGACCACGCCGACCTGGACCGCCTGAGTACCGGCGCGCTGGTGCAGGCACTCGCGGACGACCAGTTGCAGGCCGTGAACGCCGCCCGCGACGCCGCGCCCGCCCTGGCCCGCGCGGTCACGGCCGCGCTGCCCCGCCTGGAACGCGGCGGGCGCCTCGTGTACGCCGGCGCCGGGACCAGCGGGCGGCTGGGCGTGCTGGACGCCACGGAACTCACGCCGACCTTCTCCTGGCCGGCCGAGCGGGCCGTGCCGCTGATCGCCGGGGGCGAAAGCGCCATCCGCCGCGCCGTCGAGGGCGCTGAGGATGACCGTGAAGCCGGGCAGCGGGACGTGCAGGCCGCCGGGGTCGGTCCCGACGACGTGCTGATCGGCGTGGCCGCCAGCGGCACCACGCCCTACGTGCTGGGCGCGCTGGCCGCCGCGCGGGCCGCCGGAGCGCTGACCATCAGCCTGTCGAACAATCCGGGCACGCCGCTGCTGGACGCCGCCGACTGCGCCGTGCTGCTGGACACCGGCCCGGAACTCATCAGCGGCAGCACCCGCCTGAAGGCCGGCACGGCGCAGAAGATCGCGCTGAACACCCTGTCGAGCGCGCTGATGGTGCGGCTCGGCAAGGTGTACGGGAACCTGATGGTGGACGTGCGCACCAGCAACATCAAACTCGAGGGCCGGGCGCTGCGGCTGGTCATGCACGCCGCGAACGCCAGCGAATCGCAGTCCCGCGCGGCGCTGCTGGAAGCGAACGGGCAGGTGAAAGTCGCCGTGGTCGCCCTGCGCCTGGGCGTGAGCGTCCGCGAGGCCGCCCGCCGTCTGGACGAGGCAGGCGGGCACGCCCGCGCCGCGCTGGGCGAGGCCTGA
- a CDS encoding heavy metal translocating P-type ATPase, with product MTSAPRPPSPAAVRQATADQPPTLSYLVQGMDCASCVAKVERLVGGLPGTGEVSTSFTRQTLKLQLDETRTPRQTLEQHLRSLGYVPTLQGGDPATPVTHGGGHAHEHGHEHAHGHSHAPAAGPAQPWHQSPQGRLVLLSGVLLAAAWVLSFAAPALSTAAFVAATLLGVWPLARRAVASARLGDPFSINMLVSLAATGAVLIGQAAEGAVVVFFFAVGELLEGVAAGRARAGIRALAALAPKTALLLPDSAAGSAGAAREVPADTLRAGQTVQVNPGARVPADGTVLGGTSGVDDSPVTGESVPAVKSVGDRVFAGSINGDGLLTVRVDREASDNTIARITAMVEEAEASRAPTARFIDRFSRVYTPGVVLVSALVATVPPLLLGGDWHTWLYRGISLLLIGCPCALVLSVPAAITSGVSAGARRGLLIKGGAALESIGGVRSVAFDKTGTLTAGHPRVTDVHPVGGTREDVLRLAAAAEAGSSHPLARAVLDAARGLNVPAVTDARALPGRAVTARLSGTEAGVGREVTVSSPGHAAALTDIAQDVQAQVTRLEEQGRTAVLVLLGEQGGQVAPKVCGVIGLRDEPRPDAAPALAALHRLGVRTVMLTGDNTRTAQAIADDLRRAGAPELEVHAALLPEDKLRLIRDLQAHGSVAMIGDGINDAPALAQADVGIAMGGGTDVALETADAALLREQVSGLADLIALSRATMSNIRVNIAFALGLKAIFLITTLLGYTNLWMAVLADTGATAIVTANALRLLRWQPPARPAAPAPAAHPEAA from the coding sequence ATGACGTCCGCGCCTCGCCCCCCCTCCCCCGCAGCGGTCCGGCAGGCCACGGCCGACCAGCCGCCCACCCTGAGCTACCTGGTGCAGGGCATGGACTGCGCCAGTTGCGTGGCGAAAGTCGAGCGGCTGGTGGGCGGCCTGCCCGGCACCGGCGAGGTCAGCACCAGCTTCACGCGGCAGACCCTGAAGTTGCAGCTGGACGAGACGCGCACGCCCCGGCAGACGCTGGAACAGCACCTGCGGTCGCTGGGGTACGTGCCCACCTTGCAGGGCGGTGATCCGGCCACACCGGTCACGCACGGCGGCGGGCACGCGCACGAACACGGGCACGAACACGCGCACGGGCATTCCCACGCGCCCGCTGCGGGGCCGGCGCAGCCCTGGCACCAGAGTCCCCAGGGACGACTGGTGCTGCTGTCGGGCGTGCTGCTGGCCGCCGCGTGGGTCCTGAGCTTCGCAGCACCCGCCCTGAGCACGGCTGCGTTCGTGGCGGCGACGCTGCTGGGCGTGTGGCCGCTCGCGCGCCGCGCCGTGGCCAGCGCCCGGTTGGGGGACCCGTTCAGCATCAACATGCTGGTCAGCCTCGCGGCCACCGGCGCGGTCCTGATCGGGCAGGCCGCCGAGGGAGCGGTCGTGGTGTTCTTCTTCGCGGTGGGCGAACTGCTTGAGGGCGTGGCGGCGGGCCGTGCCCGCGCGGGCATCCGGGCGCTCGCGGCGCTGGCCCCGAAAACGGCCCTGCTGCTGCCGGACAGCGCCGCCGGGTCCGCCGGCGCGGCGCGTGAAGTGCCGGCCGACACCCTGCGCGCCGGGCAGACCGTGCAGGTCAACCCCGGAGCGCGCGTGCCGGCAGACGGCACGGTGCTCGGCGGCACGTCCGGCGTGGACGACAGTCCCGTGACCGGCGAGAGCGTCCCGGCCGTGAAAAGCGTGGGGGACCGCGTCTTCGCGGGGAGCATCAACGGGGACGGCCTGCTGACCGTGCGGGTGGACCGCGAGGCGAGCGACAACACCATCGCGCGGATCACCGCCATGGTCGAGGAAGCCGAGGCCAGCCGCGCCCCCACCGCCCGCTTCATCGACCGGTTCAGCCGCGTGTACACGCCGGGCGTGGTGCTGGTCTCGGCCCTGGTGGCCACCGTGCCCCCACTGCTGCTGGGCGGCGACTGGCACACCTGGCTGTACCGGGGGATCAGCCTGCTGCTGATCGGCTGCCCGTGCGCGCTGGTCCTGAGCGTCCCGGCCGCCATCACCAGCGGCGTCAGCGCCGGGGCGCGGCGCGGCCTGCTGATCAAGGGCGGCGCAGCCCTGGAAAGCATCGGCGGCGTGCGCAGCGTCGCGTTCGACAAGACCGGCACCCTCACCGCCGGTCACCCGCGCGTGACGGACGTTCACCCGGTCGGCGGCACCCGCGAGGACGTGCTGCGGCTGGCTGCAGCGGCCGAGGCGGGCAGCAGTCACCCGCTGGCCCGCGCGGTCCTGGACGCCGCACGCGGCCTGAACGTTCCGGCCGTGACGGACGCGCGCGCCCTGCCCGGCCGGGCCGTCACCGCCCGCCTGAGCGGCACTGAGGCCGGCGTGGGCCGCGAGGTCACCGTGAGTTCCCCCGGGCACGCCGCCGCGCTGACCGACATCGCCCAGGACGTGCAGGCTCAGGTCACGCGACTGGAAGAACAGGGCCGCACCGCCGTCCTCGTCCTGCTGGGTGAGCAGGGCGGGCAGGTCGCGCCCAAGGTGTGCGGCGTGATCGGCCTGCGGGACGAACCCCGCCCCGACGCAGCCCCCGCCCTGGCCGCCCTGCACCGCCTGGGCGTGCGGACCGTCATGTTGACCGGCGACAACACCCGCACCGCGCAGGCCATCGCGGACGACTTGCGGCGCGCCGGCGCGCCGGAACTGGAGGTGCACGCGGCGCTGCTCCCGGAGGACAAACTGCGCCTCATCCGCGACCTGCAGGCCCACGGCAGCGTCGCCATGATCGGGGACGGCATCAACGACGCGCCCGCCCTGGCGCAGGCGGACGTGGGCATCGCCATGGGCGGCGGCACCGACGTGGCCCTCGAAACGGCGGACGCCGCGCTGCTGCGAGAGCAGGTGAGTGGCTTGGCCGACCTGATCGCCCTGAGCCGCGCCACCATGAGCAACATCCGCGTGAACATCGCCTTCGCGCTGGGCCTCAAGGCCATCTTCCTGATCACCACGCTGCTGGGCTACACCAACCTGTGGATGGCGGTCCTGGCCGACACCGGCGCGACCGCCATCGTCACCGCGAACGCCCTGCGCCTGCTGCGCTGGCAGCCGCCCGCCCGCCCGGCCGCGCCCGCACCGGCCGCCCACCCGGAGGCCGCGTGA